In Nonomuraea sp. NBC_00507, the following are encoded in one genomic region:
- a CDS encoding alpha/beta fold hydrolase: MREVSGRVVPVNGRYVYVEESGQGQVWVVFEAGGGCGRTCWDPVLPPLADKARLVAYDRAGRALSSGITRQLGVDDMAADLVAMTEAVVPGAFVLVAHSMGGLVARRAAERLGSRLRGLLLVDPLPETSPVYDTWDQTTKKIDRMLAVTQTLSRIPPLARLFSGNVRRLFSADTYQTMLAEDFTPAGISQTRKEMQTVAAAIPQFRARPPQLPKCPTIVLSAAHAAKGRERQNAATREHQRRYAQILPDGRHEDVASGHFIQAEQPHLVADRIHQLLSLNS, translated from the coding sequence ATGCGGGAGGTGTCGGGGCGGGTCGTGCCGGTGAACGGCCGGTATGTCTATGTCGAGGAGTCCGGCCAGGGGCAGGTCTGGGTGGTCTTCGAGGCGGGCGGAGGCTGCGGCCGGACCTGCTGGGACCCGGTGCTGCCGCCGCTGGCCGACAAGGCGCGGCTGGTGGCCTACGACCGCGCCGGACGCGCGCTCAGCAGCGGCATCACCCGGCAGCTCGGCGTCGATGACATGGCCGCCGACCTGGTCGCGATGACCGAGGCCGTCGTTCCGGGCGCGTTCGTGCTCGTCGCGCACAGCATGGGCGGGCTGGTCGCCCGCCGCGCCGCTGAGCGCCTGGGATCCCGGCTGCGAGGCCTGCTGCTGGTCGACCCCCTACCGGAGACCTCACCGGTGTACGACACCTGGGACCAGACCACCAAGAAGATCGACCGCATGCTGGCCGTGACGCAAACGCTCAGCCGTATCCCTCCCCTGGCGCGGCTGTTCAGCGGCAACGTCCGACGCTTGTTCTCCGCCGACACCTACCAGACCATGCTCGCCGAGGACTTCACCCCCGCCGGGATCTCCCAGACCCGCAAGGAGATGCAGACGGTGGCCGCCGCCATCCCACAGTTCCGCGCCCGGCCGCCCCAGCTCCCGAAATGCCCGACGATCGTGCTGTCCGCGGCCCACGCTGCCAAAGGTCGGGAGCGCCAGAACGCCGCCACCCGCGAGCACCAGCGCCGCTACGCCCAGATCCTGCCCGACGGGCGCCACGAGGACGTCGCCTCGGGGCACTTCATCCAGGCCGAGCAACCACATCTTGTCGCCGACCGGATACACCAGCTCCTCAGCCTCAACTCCTGA
- a CDS encoding helix-turn-helix domain-containing protein gives MDPVEQLLHPVRLRIVHALSAAGTLTIAQMCARMPEVPKITMYRQVAQLTEGGFLDVDGEQRVRGAIERRYRLRQDRPTIDAGAAAAMSLDDHRRGFAAAMAVLIAEFNAYLNRDGANPAADSVSYRQGTLWLSPDELTAMTADLLAVLRDRLANTPTPGRTPYLLSAILFPAEQPPPHGTDRQRG, from the coding sequence ATGGACCCTGTCGAGCAGCTGTTGCACCCGGTGCGGCTGCGCATCGTGCACGCCCTGTCCGCAGCAGGCACGCTGACGATCGCGCAGATGTGCGCCCGCATGCCCGAGGTACCGAAGATCACGATGTACCGCCAGGTCGCACAGCTGACCGAGGGAGGGTTCCTGGACGTGGACGGCGAGCAGCGGGTACGCGGCGCCATCGAGCGCCGCTACCGACTGCGGCAAGACCGGCCCACGATCGACGCCGGCGCGGCCGCCGCGATGTCGCTCGACGACCACCGCCGGGGATTCGCCGCGGCCATGGCCGTCCTGATCGCCGAGTTCAACGCTTACCTGAACCGCGACGGCGCCAACCCGGCAGCCGACTCGGTCTCCTATCGGCAGGGCACCCTGTGGCTCAGCCCAGACGAGCTCACCGCAATGACGGCCGACCTCCTCGCGGTACTGCGCGACCGGCTGGCCAACACTCCCACACCAGGCCGCACACCGTACCTCCTCAGTGCGATCTTGTTCCCTGCCGAGCAACCGCCTCCGCACGGAACTGATCGTCAGCGGGGGTGA
- a CDS encoding TetR/AcrR family transcriptional regulator, producing the protein MAVKRRYQSARRQDQARQTRQAILEAAGKLFVDPGYAATPLTAVAAEAGVAIQTVYAVFGSKRQLLSELIDVTIAGDDDPRSLPDRSFVAEIRALADPRDKLARYARHLTETHTRQVEVMLALAGAATADPDAAAIWHKNLQDRRRGMEMLAADLAATGRLRSDHDIDSAADVLWLAMDVHNYDWLVRQRGWPPERYQRWYVDTVAAAILDSST; encoded by the coding sequence ATGGCTGTCAAGAGGCGATATCAGTCGGCACGCAGGCAGGATCAGGCCCGCCAGACCCGCCAGGCCATCCTGGAGGCCGCGGGCAAGCTGTTCGTCGACCCCGGCTACGCCGCCACACCGCTGACCGCTGTCGCCGCCGAAGCCGGGGTCGCGATCCAAACGGTGTATGCGGTGTTCGGCAGCAAGCGCCAGCTACTGTCCGAGCTGATCGACGTCACCATCGCGGGCGACGACGACCCGCGCAGCCTGCCCGACCGGTCCTTCGTCGCCGAGATCCGCGCCCTGGCCGACCCCCGCGACAAGCTCGCCCGCTACGCCCGCCACCTCACCGAGACCCACACCCGCCAAGTAGAGGTGATGCTCGCACTGGCCGGCGCCGCGACCGCCGACCCCGACGCCGCCGCCATCTGGCACAAAAACCTTCAAGACCGTCGGCGCGGCATGGAAATGCTCGCCGCCGACCTCGCCGCCACCGGCCGCCTACGGTCCGACCACGACATCGACAGCGCCGCCGACGTCCTCTGGCTGGCCATGGACGTCCACAACTACGACTGGCTCGTACGGCAACGCGGTTGGCCGCCAGAGCGATACCAACGCTGGTATGTCGACACCGTGGCCGCCGCGATCCTCGACAGCTCAACCTGA
- a CDS encoding class I SAM-dependent methyltransferase: MPDTDTLRARNHAFWTQAAPGWIRHADRQDESGRPLGAAAMDWLRPKPGERILDVGCGCGGTTAELAAAAGPGGGAVGVDLAEPMLAAARQRFPRERHPGLRFVTADIETVEAVTGAPFDAVFSRMALMLLADPVAGCTTIRRSLRRGGRLAATVFRDGGANSWLAAATLGAAPHVGPLPPLPMGDEPGPFAFADPDRVKRILTAAGFDAITVQPHDVTLNAPDEGEVVAEWLIEMGPAGAAYRASAPPGRAAARAGAARLFERFREAGVGYRFPAGVWLVTAVAAP; the protein is encoded by the coding sequence ATGCCCGACACCGACACCCTGCGGGCCCGCAACCACGCGTTCTGGACACAGGCCGCGCCCGGTTGGATCCGTCATGCCGACCGACAGGACGAGTCCGGCCGGCCCTTGGGCGCGGCGGCAATGGACTGGCTGCGGCCGAAGCCCGGCGAGCGGATCCTCGACGTGGGCTGCGGCTGTGGCGGCACCACGGCAGAGTTGGCGGCGGCGGCCGGGCCGGGCGGTGGAGCGGTCGGGGTGGATCTGGCCGAGCCGATGCTGGCCGCCGCCAGGCAGCGGTTCCCGCGCGAACGTCATCCCGGCCTGCGGTTCGTCACGGCGGACATCGAGACGGTCGAGGCCGTGACGGGCGCGCCGTTCGACGCGGTGTTCTCGCGCATGGCGCTGATGTTGCTGGCCGACCCGGTTGCGGGGTGCACGACGATTCGGCGTTCGCTACGCCGGGGAGGCCGCCTGGCCGCGACCGTGTTCCGTGACGGGGGAGCCAATTCGTGGCTGGCCGCGGCCACGCTCGGCGCCGCGCCTCATGTCGGGCCGCTGCCGCCGCTGCCGATGGGCGATGAGCCGGGCCCGTTCGCGTTCGCCGATCCGGACAGGGTGAAGCGCATCCTGACCGCCGCCGGCTTCGACGCCATCACGGTCCAGCCACACGACGTCACCCTGAACGCCCCCGACGAAGGCGAAGTGGTGGCGGAGTGGCTCATCGAGATGGGCCCGGCTGGCGCGGCCTACCGCGCCAGCGCGCCACCGGGCCGGGCCGCGGCACGCGCGGGGGCCGCCCGGCTGTTCGAACGGTTCCGCGAGGCCGGCGTCGGCTACCGGTTCCCTGCCGGGGTTTGGCTGGTCACCGCCGTGGCCGCACCATGA
- a CDS encoding carboxylesterase/lipase family protein, with translation MGLSFRRLSTLMAAGFLSVTACVAQAGAAQVQAAEGAQSAATPRPSIVRLDSGRIRGQDDGTVRTYSGIRFAQPPVGELRWKDPVAAKPWKGVADATKPARQCTQMEAGKQIGGEDCLFLDVNAPAKPTRTALPVMVWLYGGGYTTGAGSAYDARRLADEGDVVVVTPNYRLGAFGYLALKGLAGSGTFGLADQLEALRWVQRNAAAFGGDPRNVTLFGQSAGGMSTCALLTSPAARGLIDKAIIQSGSCMLDWVSGTYLPIPGMPSFTPYSSLQASQATGHDAAETLGCAAGNELECLRAKPVSELMKVNDSFASNLAYGTPLLPLNPSQALREGRFLRVPVMSGGTKDESNGFISGAAQAGFPVTAESYPKLMEGAFGADADAVMKEYPLSDYASPGLAWARVGSDRAWACPTLAGDKAMAARTRVYAYEFADEKAPNISNIPADFPPGAQHASELPYLFDLGGRPWWSLTPEQWRLAGQMVGYWTAFAHTGTPKVAGAPAWPAFTKSRGTVLSLKPADQGGIGPADYSSEHRCAFWSRLSS, from the coding sequence ATGGGGTTGTCGTTTCGCCGGTTGTCCACCTTGATGGCCGCGGGCTTCCTGTCCGTGACCGCCTGTGTCGCGCAGGCGGGGGCGGCCCAGGTCCAGGCAGCGGAGGGGGCGCAGTCTGCGGCCACGCCGCGGCCGTCGATCGTACGCCTCGATTCGGGCCGGATCCGGGGTCAGGACGACGGCACGGTCAGGACGTACTCAGGGATTCGCTTCGCGCAGCCGCCGGTGGGCGAGCTGCGGTGGAAGGATCCGGTCGCGGCCAAGCCGTGGAAGGGAGTGGCGGACGCCACGAAGCCCGCCCGGCAGTGCACACAGATGGAGGCGGGCAAGCAGATCGGCGGGGAGGACTGCCTTTTCCTCGACGTCAACGCGCCGGCCAAGCCGACGCGCACGGCGTTGCCGGTGATGGTGTGGCTGTACGGGGGCGGTTACACCACAGGCGCGGGCAGCGCCTACGACGCCCGGCGGCTGGCCGACGAGGGCGACGTGGTGGTGGTCACGCCCAACTACCGGCTCGGAGCGTTCGGCTACCTCGCGTTGAAAGGGTTGGCCGGCTCTGGCACCTTCGGGCTGGCCGACCAGCTCGAAGCGCTGAGGTGGGTCCAGCGCAACGCCGCTGCCTTCGGAGGCGACCCGCGGAACGTGACGCTGTTCGGTCAGTCGGCCGGCGGGATGAGCACCTGCGCGCTGCTGACCTCCCCGGCCGCGCGCGGGCTGATCGACAAGGCCATTATCCAGTCGGGGTCCTGCATGCTGGATTGGGTGAGCGGCACGTACCTCCCGATCCCGGGCATGCCGTCGTTCACGCCGTACAGCTCGTTGCAGGCGAGCCAGGCCACCGGCCACGACGCGGCCGAGACCCTGGGCTGCGCTGCGGGCAACGAGCTGGAATGCCTCCGGGCCAAGCCGGTCTCCGAGTTGATGAAAGTCAACGACAGCTTCGCCAGCAATCTCGCGTACGGCACGCCGCTGTTGCCCCTCAACCCGTCCCAGGCGCTGCGCGAGGGCAGGTTCCTGCGGGTGCCGGTGATGTCCGGCGGCACCAAGGACGAGAGCAACGGGTTCATCTCCGGCGCCGCCCAGGCCGGCTTCCCGGTGACCGCCGAGAGCTACCCGAAGCTGATGGAAGGCGCTTTCGGCGCGGACGCCGACGCGGTGATGAAGGAATATCCGCTGTCGGACTACGCGTCGCCGGGCCTGGCGTGGGCGAGGGTGGGCAGCGACCGCGCGTGGGCCTGCCCGACCCTGGCCGGCGACAAGGCGATGGCCGCCCGTACCAGGGTGTACGCGTACGAGTTCGCCGACGAGAAGGCCCCGAACATCAGCAACATCCCCGCGGACTTCCCCCCTGGCGCGCAGCACGCCAGCGAGCTGCCCTACCTGTTCGACCTGGGCGGCCGTCCGTGGTGGAGCCTCACGCCCGAGCAGTGGCGCCTGGCCGGGCAGATGGTCGGCTACTGGACCGCCTTCGCCCACACCGGCACCCCCAAGGTCGCCGGCGCGCCCGCCTGGCCCGCTTTCACCAAGTCCCGCGGCACCGTCCTCAGCCTCAAACCTGCCGATCAGGGCGGCATCGGTCCCGCCGACTACAGCAGCGAGCACCGTTGCGCCTTCTGGAGCAGGCTCTCCAGCTGA
- a CDS encoding sensor histidine kinase, giving the protein MTRDDRPPATSGSPTARRTVFAIATGTAALCAVAQVALFAARASTTGGSGPVVELALNLLVDLALPAVVRLPRTVGALAILVTAVFAVGMSLAPGMLTWGSPGDLAVTPLAAPLVVSFLVYLLPWRQAFAFAAALALLAIPIWAPTWTALYMALSATALPALVALYLKVRGELLRSLRRRAELADAERRLLAERAESAERQRLAAELHDIVTHHVTEIVLHADALRVTTRDDDARAAAEQIRHAGTRTLTELRDLMRVVTNGIRTTPAERPDDDTGGDLAELASADRATLEVTGDPGTVPAVVARTVYRVVQESLTNARKHAPGAPVTITIAYPGDRVDVEVRNAPPPRTADPTLTSAGSGMGLIGLGRRVSLLGGVFSWGGDGDGGFTVTASIPAAKPYEGVFDPRM; this is encoded by the coding sequence GTGACCCGCGACGACCGGCCACCCGCGACCTCCGGCTCTCCCACCGCGCGCCGAACGGTCTTCGCGATCGCCACCGGCACGGCCGCCCTGTGCGCCGTCGCGCAGGTCGCCCTGTTCGCCGCGAGGGCGAGCACGACCGGCGGCAGCGGCCCGGTCGTCGAGCTGGCCCTGAACCTGCTCGTCGATCTGGCCCTGCCGGCGGTGGTCAGACTCCCGCGGACGGTAGGGGCACTGGCGATCCTGGTTACGGCGGTGTTCGCGGTGGGCATGAGCCTGGCCCCGGGCATGCTGACGTGGGGCTCCCCCGGCGACCTGGCCGTGACACCGCTCGCGGCTCCACTGGTGGTGTCCTTCCTGGTCTACCTGCTGCCCTGGCGGCAGGCGTTCGCCTTCGCCGCGGCTCTGGCGCTGCTGGCGATCCCGATCTGGGCTCCAACTTGGACGGCGCTGTACATGGCCCTGTCGGCCACCGCGCTGCCCGCGCTGGTGGCGCTCTACCTCAAAGTACGCGGCGAGCTGCTGCGATCGCTGCGCCGGAGGGCCGAACTTGCCGACGCCGAGCGCCGCCTGCTCGCCGAGCGGGCCGAGAGCGCCGAACGGCAACGCCTCGCCGCCGAGCTGCACGACATCGTCACCCACCACGTCACCGAGATCGTGCTGCATGCCGACGCCCTGCGGGTCACCACACGTGACGATGACGCCCGCGCGGCGGCGGAGCAGATCAGGCACGCTGGCACGCGCACCCTCACCGAGCTGCGCGACCTCATGCGCGTGGTCACCAACGGGATCCGGACAACGCCCGCCGAGCGCCCCGACGACGACACCGGCGGCGACCTCGCCGAATTGGCGTCGGCCGACCGGGCCACGCTGGAGGTCACGGGTGATCCCGGCACGGTGCCCGCGGTCGTCGCGCGTACGGTCTATCGGGTGGTGCAGGAGTCGCTGACCAACGCCCGCAAACACGCCCCAGGCGCACCGGTAACCATCACGATCGCCTATCCCGGCGACCGGGTGGACGTCGAGGTGCGCAACGCGCCGCCCCCGCGCACCGCCGACCCCACCCTGACGAGCGCCGGCTCCGGAATGGGCCTGATCGGCCTCGGCCGCCGGGTCAGCCTGCTCGGCGGCGTCTTTAGCTGGGGCGGGGACGGGGACGGGGGCTTCACGGTCACGGCGAGCATCCCCGCCGCCAAACCCTATGAGGGTGTTTTCGATCCTCGTATGTGA
- a CDS encoding response regulator transcription factor produces MIRILLVDDDPMVRRHLRTILGSSAEVEVVGEARDGAEAVEEVLRNQPDVVLMDLRMPGVDGVTATKEITTMASPPAVIALTTFDSDAHVLSALEAGAGGFLLKTTPVEDLVNLLKVAADGHVVMSPEAAHRLVAQSTRGDVRRETARARVAQLSEREREVLACLGEGLTNPEIAQRLFLSETTVRSYVSRLMAKLDLTHRTQAALLAHQAGLIDEPG; encoded by the coding sequence GTGATCAGGATTCTGCTCGTCGACGACGATCCTATGGTCCGCCGCCATCTTCGGACCATTCTCGGCTCCAGCGCCGAGGTCGAAGTCGTGGGCGAGGCCCGCGACGGGGCCGAGGCGGTCGAGGAGGTCCTGCGCAACCAGCCCGACGTGGTGCTGATGGATCTCAGGATGCCGGGCGTGGACGGGGTCACCGCGACGAAGGAGATCACCACGATGGCGTCGCCACCTGCGGTGATCGCGCTGACGACGTTCGACTCCGACGCGCATGTGCTCAGCGCCCTGGAGGCCGGGGCCGGAGGCTTCCTGCTGAAGACGACCCCCGTCGAAGACCTGGTCAACCTGCTCAAAGTGGCGGCGGATGGGCATGTGGTGATGTCACCAGAAGCCGCGCACAGGCTGGTCGCCCAGTCCACGAGAGGCGACGTAAGACGCGAGACCGCGCGGGCCCGGGTTGCGCAGCTGTCCGAGCGTGAGCGCGAGGTGCTCGCCTGCCTCGGCGAAGGACTCACCAACCCGGAGATCGCGCAGAGGCTGTTCCTGTCGGAGACGACCGTCAGGAGCTACGTCTCGCGGCTCATGGCCAAACTCGACCTCACCCACCGCACCCAGGCCGCCCTGCTCGCCCACCAGGCCGGCCTGATCGACGAACCCGGCTGA